Part of the Acidobacteriota bacterium genome is shown below.
TGTCGTCCGCGATCCGGAACCGCACGTGGAAGGGCAGTCCGGGCTCAGGTACGAATCCATGGACGGCCAGGTCCTCGGCCGTGACCGGCCGCTTGCCCAGGACGCCGCGGTTCAAGAGTGTATGGTAGATCTCCGCCGAGTTGAGCAGATCTCCGGTCAGTGCGCTGTTGACTCCCGGGACGCCGTTCAGGGGAATGAAGACCTGAATGATCTGCTGGGCCTCCTCTCCCAGCAGGTCGTCGATGAACGTGATGTGGCCGTCGATCCGGGCATGGAAGATCCCGTACCCGCCCCGGATGACGGTCTTGGCGTCGGGACTCCAGGCGAATCCCACGCGGGGACCGAAGTTGTCGTTGTCCCGGGGGAATTCCGCCTTGCGAAAGAGTTCGTAGCGCAGCCCGAGGGTGAGCAGGAAGTTTTGGTGAATGCGCCACGAGTCCTCGACGAAGAAGCCGAAATTGTGAGCCCAACCGGTGTAGAAGGGGTCGCCGAAACCCTGCTGGTAGACCAGGGGCAGGCCGAGCGCATAGGCCTGCAGTGAGGAGATGGGGGCATCGATCGCTGCGGCCATTTGGGCTTGGCCGGCCGAGTGGAACAGGTCCTTGAGCAATGGGGAGACGGTGTACCCGGCCCCCTCGTCGATCAGAACCCAGAGCGGAATGGCCTCTCCGAAGATGAACTTCCCGCTGAAGAAGGTCTCGGACCGCGCCCGGTCGTAGTATGGATTGTAGTCGGCGCCGAACTTGACCGAATGCCGTCCGGAGACGTAGGTGAAGTTCTGCCGGGCCTGCCCCGTCCGCTCCACGTTTCGCGTCGGCAGGATGACGTCCCGTCCGAAGTAGCCGAATCCCTCGATGTCGATGGAGGGACCGTGAGGGTCGGTGGGATAGACGCCGAAGTCGTGATATCCGATCCCCAGCCAGGTTTCGCTGATCCACTCCGGGCTGATCACCGAGGCGTTCCCGACTGCGAGCGAGAAGTCGTTCAGGTCGTTGTTGCGGCCCCGGTTGCGGGCGATCAGCGAACCGAAGCTGGTGTTCTGGCTGTTCAGTCCCGTCCAGTTTCCCCGCAGGAAGAGCTTGTGCGCCGACCCGATGGCGTGGTCGACGCGGGCAATGACTTGCTGCCGCTCTTCCGAGAAGGGGAAGGCCCCGCTGTTGCTTTCGAACATCTCGACCACGTGGGGATAGTTCCCGGGAACCAGTGCCTCCGCAAGGTAGCCGACCAACGGAGCCAGAGGCGCGAATTCGGGTGGAGCCGAGTCGCTGCTGATCCCGTCGGCCAGAGCCTGCTGCGAGGGTGTCAGGTCGTAGAGAAACGACTTGTCACGGAGCAACGGAACGAACGACGACTCGTGCCGGTCGAGGCGTTCGTAGGCGGTGTAGAAAAACGTCGTGCCGCGGATGATGGGACCGCCGAACGATCCTCCGCTCTGGGCCCGGGTGTAGGCCGACTCGGCCGGATCGAAGTGGTTGCGGGCCTGGAACCGGCGGTTGCGGAGCACTCCGAAGACCGATCCCCGGAAATCGTTGGTGCCACCCTTGGTGACGATGTTGATGGTTCCGCCCGGCGCTCCGCCCAATTCCGAGGAAAACGAATTACGGTTGACCTGAAACTCCTGCACCGCGTCCTGGCTGATGGAGGAACGGACGCTGCCGGTGGAGTAGTTGTTGTTCAGTCCGTCGATGGTGAAGGTGTTGCCCCGGCCGGTCCCCCCTGCGATGCCGAGTCCGGACGCCGGCGTCGGAGCGATTCGGAAGTCGCGGTCGTCCGCCACGTAGTTCGAGTCCACCACGCCGGGGGTCAGGAGCGCCAGGTCCAGGTAGTCGCGTCGGTTGATGGGAAGGTCCTCGATGCTGGTGGAGTCGATGTGGTGGGACTGCTGGGTCCTGTCGCGGGCCACGGCGATTCGCGCCGCTTCCGCCGTAATGACGATTTCTTCGGCGGCCACCACGATTTCCGGAGAGAAGGACTGGGTCTCTCCCACCAGCACTTCCATGTCCTGGACCACGTAGGGGGCAAACCCCGGCAACTCGAACCGCAGCGAGTAGAGTCCCGGATCCACCCGGCTCAGGACGTACTCTCCCAAGTCCGAAGTGAGGGTCTCCCGGATCACGCCCCGGCCCTGGTAGGTGGCGGTGACGGTGACGCCGGGGAGGACGGCCCGGGTCTTGTCGTAGACGTAACCGCGGATGGTCCCGGTGTCGGTCTGGGCGGGGAGCAGGACGGTGCCGGCCAGCAAAAGCAGGGCCATGGTCCCGGTTCGGCGAACAGGGCGCCCGCAGTTACGAAGCAAAGCACGGAAAAGGCTCTTATTCGACATCACCTGATACTCCCGATCGAATCAACCACGCCATCCCGCGTAGCAGGGCGAAACCGGCCGAATGGATGTGGACTCTGATGGTACGGGGAACCTGGCGGAAATCCCGGATCGATTCGTCCCGGGTTGGCTCCGTGATGCTCATTCGTGGCGCAATGTCTTGCAAAAAAACTCAGTCTTTCAGAATCGAACCCTGATTTCCAGACCTCCGGGAGGGGGGTTGGCGAGGCGCCTGGACGGGGGACTGTCTCGTCCCCCAAAACCCCGGAACCGGGGGTTGGAAACCTCCGCTACTGTCCGATTTCGATCACTCGGAGCCGGTGAAGGGGCAGCGCTGAAGTTTCTCCCGGCTGCGTCCGCACTCCGCCCCGGCCTACTCGTAATACGCTACGCCGTTCCGGTAATACACGTTGCTCGTGCTTCCGTCCTTGTTGCGGATGAGCCAGTCGCCGTCCATCTCGCCGTACAGGTACTGACCCTTCCAGAGGCCGCCGTCGGCAAGGCGCCACTCCCAATCGCCGTGCATTTCGTCGTCGAAGTACGGCCCTTCCCAGACGGTGCCGTCGGCATGGCGGACGACCCAGTCGCCGTTCCTCATGCCGTCCACATAAGGGCCTTCCCAGACACCGCGATAGGCGTCGCGCACGACCCATCGG
Proteins encoded:
- a CDS encoding TonB-dependent receptor, whose product is MALLLLAGTVLLPAQTDTGTIRGYVYDKTRAVLPGVTVTATYQGRGVIRETLTSDLGEYVLSRVDPGLYSLRFELPGFAPYVVQDMEVLVGETQSFSPEIVVAAEEIVITAEAARIAVARDRTQQSHHIDSTSIEDLPINRRDYLDLALLTPGVVDSNYVADDRDFRIAPTPASGLGIAGGTGRGNTFTIDGLNNNYSTGSVRSSISQDAVQEFQVNRNSFSSELGGAPGGTINIVTKGGTNDFRGSVFGVLRNRRFQARNHFDPAESAYTRAQSGGSFGGPIIRGTTFFYTAYERLDRHESSFVPLLRDKSFLYDLTPSQQALADGISSDSAPPEFAPLAPLVGYLAEALVPGNYPHVVEMFESNSGAFPFSEERQQVIARVDHAIGSAHKLFLRGNWTGLNSQNTSFGSLIARNRGRNNDLNDFSLAVGNASVISPEWISETWLGIGYHDFGVYPTDPHGPSIDIEGFGYFGRDVILPTRNVERTGQARQNFTYVSGRHSVKFGADYNPYYDRARSETFFSGKFIFGEAIPLWVLIDEGAGYTVSPLLKDLFHSAGQAQMAAAIDAPISSLQAYALGLPLVYQQGFGDPFYTGWAHNFGFFVEDSWRIHQNFLLTLGLRYELFRKAEFPRDNDNFGPRVGFAWSPDAKTVIRGGYGIFHARIDGHITFIDDLLGEEAQQIIQVFIPLNGVPGVNSALTGDLLNSAEIYHTLLNRGVLGKRPVTAEDLAVHGFVPEPGLPFHVRFRIADDIVNPYAQQASLEIQREAAGFALSAGYNFNRGVHIIRPLDVNPYQAGTNALGRPIIGFRNPNVLQDNIYGSWSNSFYHALILQLEKRFSEGFQISAHHTWSKAMDEITDYNTSFQPHLQWDAAAEMALSAYHRGHRFVVRSMAQLPWKAGRGKGFLDNLLGDLTISGIVTARSFAPFNLNTGYDNVGDRHNDTHRPWGLGRNVGIGPNFFSADLRLKRRIPVLEDVSVDVVAEGFNLLNRTNFKNVNGTVGNVTLEELPSSYKGRRGPVTEPFSYTSAFPPRQFQFSLRLNF